The following are encoded together in the Bradyrhizobium genosp. L genome:
- a CDS encoding FAD-dependent oxidoreductase, with product MLDLAIVGGGPGGLMSAWYLKRKLGDLCRVTIFEASNRLGGKIVTRKFETAPAMYEAGVAEIYDYSMTGPDPLRELIQHFGLQTIPMDAEQVQLDGELLADVPGMRRKYGAATATAIETFRKRCSGMVTPIEYYEGVGAHDNEHPWSYKTAEQVLDEEVKDETAKRFFKVMARSDIATEPHNTNGLNALKNFVMDVEGYIGLYSIQNGNEQLIECLRSEVDADIQLNHRVLKVGKTDDGRYQLNMMNGKGPETRDFDLVLVCLPHSWLATLRWDGEELRKSMVKHVAYFDRPAHYLRVSILFDAPFWGAKIPGAWFMSEAFGGCCVYNEGARHDVGKHGVLNWLIAGSDALAFANLSDQELIDAAIKSLPASLGNARAHFLEGKIHRWLSSVNALPGGLPVRDVMTNHRPEPKQHPGLVVVGDYLFDSTLNGLLDSSDAATDIVVTEMMRLRRARAQETGELSDKIDRGYFENYRGTGPYRETWHNFTDPAYLTDLIKTVWGRAKGYKLLVAGSASGELVGALRERGIDAWGIENNRYIHGKTPKALKKYNKLGSIVDMPFRADEFDFVYETSLCHLGEKQVARAVREINRVAKTGLVFASVTSDMAPGVIDRYDLLRGVKKLGTWWEWSELFFNSGFDLAMNRRDCTDALWALTLAANKGPGQWYADSESLRYSFFDKVDDADDD from the coding sequence ATGCTTGACTTGGCAATCGTTGGCGGCGGCCCCGGGGGGCTGATGAGCGCCTGGTATTTGAAGCGTAAGCTCGGCGATCTCTGCCGCGTTACGATCTTCGAGGCGTCGAACCGGCTCGGCGGCAAGATCGTCACGCGCAAATTCGAGACCGCGCCCGCGATGTATGAAGCCGGCGTCGCCGAGATCTACGACTACTCGATGACCGGCCCCGATCCGTTGCGCGAACTGATCCAGCATTTCGGACTGCAGACGATTCCGATGGACGCCGAGCAGGTGCAGCTCGACGGTGAGCTGCTCGCCGACGTACCGGGCATGCGCCGCAAATACGGCGCCGCGACCGCGACTGCGATCGAGACGTTCCGCAAGCGCTGCAGTGGCATGGTGACGCCGATCGAGTATTACGAGGGCGTCGGCGCTCACGACAACGAGCATCCGTGGTCCTACAAGACCGCCGAGCAGGTGCTCGACGAGGAGGTCAAGGACGAAACCGCCAAGCGCTTCTTCAAGGTGATGGCGCGCTCCGACATCGCGACCGAGCCGCACAACACCAATGGCCTCAACGCGCTGAAGAACTTCGTGATGGACGTCGAAGGCTATATCGGCCTGTACTCGATCCAGAACGGCAACGAGCAACTGATCGAGTGCCTGCGCTCGGAAGTCGACGCCGACATCCAGCTCAACCATCGCGTCCTCAAGGTCGGCAAGACCGATGATGGCCGTTACCAGCTCAACATGATGAACGGCAAGGGGCCGGAGACGCGCGACTTCGATCTCGTGCTGGTCTGCCTGCCGCACTCCTGGCTCGCGACGCTGCGCTGGGACGGCGAAGAGCTGCGCAAGTCGATGGTCAAGCACGTCGCCTATTTCGATCGTCCCGCGCACTATCTGCGGGTCTCGATCCTGTTCGACGCGCCATTCTGGGGTGCCAAGATCCCGGGCGCCTGGTTCATGTCGGAAGCGTTCGGCGGCTGCTGCGTCTACAATGAGGGCGCGCGCCACGACGTCGGCAAGCACGGCGTGCTGAACTGGCTGATCGCGGGCTCCGACGCGCTCGCCTTCGCCAATCTCTCCGACCAGGAGCTGATCGACGCCGCGATCAAGTCGCTGCCGGCTTCGCTCGGCAATGCCCGCGCGCATTTCCTCGAAGGCAAGATCCACCGCTGGTTGTCGTCGGTCAACGCGCTGCCGGGCGGCCTGCCGGTGCGCGACGTCATGACCAATCATCGCCCCGAGCCGAAGCAGCATCCGGGCCTCGTCGTGGTCGGCGACTATCTGTTCGATTCGACGCTGAACGGGCTGCTCGATTCCTCCGATGCCGCGACCGACATCGTCGTCACCGAGATGATGCGGCTGCGCCGCGCCCGCGCGCAGGAGACCGGCGAGCTGTCCGACAAGATCGACCGCGGCTATTTCGAGAACTACCGCGGCACGGGTCCGTACCGCGAAACCTGGCATAACTTCACCGACCCGGCCTATCTGACCGACCTGATCAAGACGGTGTGGGGCAGGGCCAAGGGCTACAAGCTGCTGGTCGCCGGCTCGGCCAGCGGCGAGCTGGTCGGCGCGCTGCGCGAGCGCGGCATCGATGCCTGGGGCATCGAGAACAACCGCTATATCCACGGCAAGACGCCGAAGGCGCTGAAGAAGTACAACAAGCTCGGCTCGATCGTCGACATGCCGTTCAGGGCCGATGAGTTCGACTTCGTCTACGAGACGTCGCTGTGCCATCTCGGCGAGAAGCAGGTCGCGCGCGCGGTGCGCGAGATCAACCGCGTGGCCAAGACCGGCCTGGTGTTCGCGTCGGTGACCTCGGACATGGCACCCGGCGTAATCGACCGCTACGACCTGCTGCGCGGGGTGAAGAAGCTCGGCACCTGGTGGGAGTGGTCGGAGTTGTTCTTCAACAGCGGCTTCGACCTGGCGATGAACCGCCGCGACTGCACCGATGCGCTGTGGGCGCTGACCTTGGCCGCCAACAAGGGACCGGGGCAGTGGTACGCGGACTCCGAGAGCCTACGCTATTCCTTCTTCGACAAGGTCGACGACGCCGACGACGATTAG
- the rpoC gene encoding DNA-directed RNA polymerase subunit beta', giving the protein MNQEIMNLFNPTTPAQVFDQIRISIASPEKILSWSYGEIKKPETINYRTFKPERDGLFCARIFGPIKDYECLCGKYKRMKYKGIICEKCSVEVTLSRVRRERMGHIELAAPVAHIWFLKSLPSRIGLLLDMTLKDLERILYFEYYVVLEPGLTALKDRQLLSEDEYLKAQDEYGQDSFTAMIGAEAIRELLKGLELEKLEATLRADMAETDSDIKHKKLAKRLKIVEAFRVSGNKPEWMIMTVVPVIPPDLRPLVPLDGGRFATSDLNDLYRRVINRNNRLKRLMELRAPDIIIRNEKRMLQEAVDALFDNGRRGRVITGANKRPLKSLADMLKGKQGRFRQNLLGKRVDYSGRSVIVVGPELRLHQCGLPKKMALELFKPFIYSRLDAKGLSTTVKQAKKLVEKERPEVWDILDEVIREHPVLLNRAPTLHRLGIQAFEPVLIEGKAIQLHPLVCAAFNADFDGDQMAVHVPLSLEAQLEARVLMMSTNNILHPANGQPIIVPSQDIVLGLYYVSIMREGLPGEGKIFGDMAELEHALHSKVIHLHTKIKYRWEGIGEDGKKGKRWIETTAGRVMLGNLLPKSGKISYDIINKLMTKREISGVIDQVYRHCGQKETVIFCDRIMALGFYNAFKAGISFGKDDMVVPHGKWKIVDQTRTLAKDFEQQYNDGLITHGEKYNKVVDAWSKATEEIAKAMMKEISATKKTASGADADINSIYMMAHSGARGSPAQMRQLAGMRGLMAKPSGEIIETPIISNFKEGLSVLEYFNSTHGARKGLADTALKTANSGYLTRRLVDVAQDCIITQSDCGTKLGIKMRAIIDAGTVVASLGSRILGRTVCDDVRDPATNNVIVKRDTLMEESHVDMIQQAGVQEVKIRSALTCELVNGICGMCYGRDLARGTPVNHGEAVGVIAAQSIGEPGTQLTMRTFHIGGAAQLNEQSFVESNFDGKIVIRNKAIARNSEGHLVAMVRNMVVAIVDADGTERATHRIQYGSRMHVDEGDSVKRGQRIAEWDPYTRPVLTEVEGSIGFEDLVEGQSISETLDESTGIAKRVVIDWRSTRGGADLRPAIVVKGKDGKIMKLARGGDARYMLSVDAILSVDTNTKVMPGDILARISTESAKTRDITGGLPRVAELFEARKPKDAAIIAETAGTIRFGRDYKNKRRISIEPMDKTEEPREYLIPKGKHIHLQDGDIVEKGDFIVEGNPAPHDILAIKGIEELAAYLVNEIQEVYRLQGVLINDKHIEVIVRQMLQKVEITDQGDTDMISGEQVDKIEFDALNVKAKEEGKKPATGTPVLLGITKASLQTRSFFSAASFQETTRVLTEAAVNGKVDPLEGLKENVIVGRLIPAGTGASMARIREVAMKRDKLILDEREKQQAAIVPTAPEAEPLALPPAE; this is encoded by the coding sequence ATGAACCAAGAAATTATGAATCTTTTCAATCCGACGACGCCGGCCCAGGTCTTCGACCAGATCCGGATTTCGATCGCGTCCCCGGAGAAGATTCTGTCGTGGTCCTACGGCGAGATCAAGAAGCCGGAGACCATCAACTACCGCACCTTCAAGCCGGAGCGCGACGGCCTGTTCTGCGCCCGCATCTTCGGGCCGATCAAGGACTACGAGTGCCTGTGCGGCAAGTACAAGCGGATGAAGTACAAGGGCATCATCTGCGAGAAGTGCTCGGTCGAGGTGACGCTGTCGCGCGTCCGGCGCGAGCGCATGGGCCATATCGAGCTGGCGGCGCCGGTCGCCCACATCTGGTTCCTGAAGTCGCTGCCGTCGCGCATTGGCCTCTTGCTCGACATGACGCTGAAGGATCTCGAGCGGATCCTGTATTTCGAATATTACGTCGTGCTGGAGCCGGGCCTCACCGCGCTGAAGGACCGTCAGCTGCTGTCGGAAGACGAGTATCTGAAGGCGCAGGACGAGTACGGCCAGGACAGCTTCACCGCCATGATCGGCGCCGAGGCGATCCGCGAGCTGCTCAAGGGTCTCGAGCTCGAGAAGCTCGAGGCGACGCTGCGTGCCGACATGGCGGAGACCGACTCCGACATCAAGCACAAGAAGCTCGCCAAGCGGCTGAAGATCGTCGAGGCATTCCGCGTCTCCGGCAACAAGCCGGAATGGATGATCATGACGGTCGTGCCGGTGATCCCGCCGGACCTGCGCCCGCTGGTGCCGCTGGACGGCGGCCGCTTCGCGACGTCGGATCTCAACGACCTCTATCGCCGCGTCATCAACCGCAACAACCGCCTGAAGCGGCTGATGGAGCTGCGTGCGCCCGACATCATCATCCGCAACGAAAAGCGCATGCTGCAGGAGGCCGTTGACGCGCTGTTCGACAACGGCCGCCGCGGCCGCGTCATCACGGGTGCCAACAAGAGGCCTTTGAAGTCGCTCGCCGACATGCTGAAGGGCAAGCAGGGCCGGTTCCGCCAGAACCTGCTCGGCAAGCGCGTCGACTATTCGGGCCGTTCGGTGATCGTGGTCGGTCCCGAGCTGCGCCTGCATCAGTGCGGCCTGCCGAAGAAGATGGCGCTCGAGCTGTTCAAGCCGTTCATCTACTCGCGGCTCGACGCCAAGGGCCTGTCCACCACGGTGAAGCAGGCCAAGAAGCTGGTCGAGAAGGAGCGTCCGGAGGTCTGGGATATCCTCGACGAGGTGATCCGCGAGCATCCGGTGCTGCTCAACCGCGCGCCGACGCTGCATCGCCTCGGCATCCAGGCATTCGAGCCGGTCTTGATCGAGGGCAAGGCGATCCAGCTGCATCCGCTGGTCTGCGCCGCCTTCAACGCCGACTTCGACGGCGACCAGATGGCCGTGCACGTTCCGCTGTCGCTGGAAGCGCAGCTGGAAGCGCGCGTGCTGATGATGTCGACCAACAACATCCTGCATCCGGCGAACGGCCAGCCGATCATCGTGCCGTCGCAGGACATCGTGCTCGGCCTCTACTACGTCTCGATCATGCGTGAAGGCCTGCCCGGCGAGGGCAAGATCTTCGGCGACATGGCCGAGCTCGAGCACGCGCTGCACTCGAAGGTCATCCACCTCCACACCAAGATCAAGTACCGGTGGGAGGGCATCGGCGAGGACGGCAAGAAGGGCAAGCGCTGGATCGAAACCACCGCGGGCCGCGTCATGCTCGGCAATCTGCTGCCGAAGAGCGGCAAGATCTCCTACGACATCATCAACAAGCTGATGACCAAGCGTGAGATCTCCGGCGTCATCGACCAGGTCTACCGCCACTGCGGCCAGAAGGAGACGGTGATCTTCTGCGACCGCATCATGGCGCTCGGCTTCTACAACGCGTTCAAGGCCGGCATCTCGTTCGGCAAGGACGACATGGTGGTGCCGCACGGCAAGTGGAAGATCGTCGATCAGACCCGTACGCTGGCGAAGGATTTCGAGCAGCAGTACAATGACGGCCTGATCACCCATGGCGAGAAGTACAACAAGGTCGTCGACGCCTGGTCGAAGGCCACGGAAGAAATCGCCAAGGCGATGATGAAGGAGATCTCCGCCACCAAGAAGACGGCGAGCGGAGCCGATGCCGACATCAACTCGATCTACATGATGGCGCACTCCGGTGCGCGCGGTTCGCCGGCGCAGATGCGCCAGCTCGCCGGCATGCGCGGCCTGATGGCCAAGCCGTCGGGCGAGATCATCGAGACGCCGATCATCTCGAACTTCAAGGAAGGCCTGTCGGTGCTCGAGTACTTCAACTCGACCCACGGCGCCCGCAAGGGCCTGGCGGACACCGCGTTGAAGACCGCGAACTCCGGCTACCTGACCCGCCGTCTGGTCGACGTCGCACAGGACTGCATCATCACGCAGTCCGATTGCGGCACCAAGCTCGGCATCAAGATGCGTGCCATCATCGATGCCGGCACCGTGGTCGCCTCGCTCGGCTCGCGCATTCTCGGCCGTACCGTGTGTGACGACGTGCGCGATCCCGCCACCAACAACGTGATCGTCAAGCGCGACACGCTGATGGAGGAGAGCCATGTCGACATGATCCAGCAGGCCGGGGTCCAGGAGGTCAAGATCCGCTCGGCACTGACCTGCGAGCTCGTCAACGGCATCTGCGGCATGTGCTACGGCCGCGATCTGGCCCGCGGCACTCCGGTCAACCACGGTGAGGCCGTCGGCGTCATCGCGGCGCAGTCGATCGGCGAGCCCGGCACGCAGTTGACGATGCGTACGTTCCACATCGGCGGTGCGGCGCAGCTCAACGAACAGTCGTTCGTCGAGTCGAACTTCGACGGCAAGATCGTGATCAGGAACAAGGCCATCGCCCGCAACAGCGAGGGCCATCTGGTCGCGATGGTGCGCAACATGGTGGTTGCGATCGTCGATGCCGACGGCACCGAGCGTGCAACCCACCGTATCCAGTACGGTTCGCGGATGCACGTCGACGAGGGCGACTCGGTCAAGCGCGGCCAGCGTATCGCCGAGTGGGATCCCTATACCCGCCCGGTGCTCACCGAAGTCGAGGGTTCGATCGGCTTCGAGGATCTGGTCGAGGGCCAGTCGATCTCGGAAACGCTCGACGAATCGACCGGTATCGCCAAGCGCGTGGTCATCGACTGGCGCTCGACGCGCGGTGGTGCGGATCTGCGTCCGGCCATCGTGGTCAAGGGCAAGGACGGCAAGATCATGAAGCTCGCGCGTGGCGGCGACGCCCGCTACATGCTGTCGGTCGATGCCATTCTGTCGGTCGATACCAATACGAAGGTGATGCCGGGCGACATCCTGGCGCGTATCTCGACCGAGAGCGCCAAGACGCGTGACATCACCGGCGGTCTGCCGCGGGTGGCGGAACTGTTCGAGGCCCGCAAGCCGAAGGACGCGGCGATCATCGCGGAAACCGCAGGCACGATCCGCTTCGGCCGCGACTACAAGAACAAGCGCCGCATCTCGATCGAGCCGATGGACAAGACCGAGGAGCCGCGCGAGTACCTGATCCCGAAGGGCAAGCACATCCATCTGCAGGACGGCGACATCGTCGAAAAGGGCGATTTCATCGTCGAAGGCAATCCGGCGCCGCACGACATCCTGGCGATCAAGGGCATCGAGGAACTCGCTGCCTATCTGGTCAACGAAATCCAGGAGGTCTACCGGTTGCAGGGCGTGCTCATCAACGACAAGCACATCGAGGTGATTGTTCGTCAGATGCTGCAGAAGGTCGAGATCACCGATCAGGGCGACACCGACATGATCTCGGGCGAGCAGGTCGACAAGATCGAGTTCGACGCGCTCAACGTCAAAGCCAAGGAGGAGGGCAAGAAGCCCGCCACGGGGACGCCGGTTCTGCTCGGCATCACCAAGGCGAGCCTGCAGACCCGCTCCTTCTTCTCGGCGGCGTCGTTCCAGGAGACCACCCGCGTGCTGACCGAAGCCGCCGTCAACGGCAAGGTGGACCCGCTCGAGGGCCTCAAGGAGAACGTCATTGTCGGCCGTCTGATCCCGGCTGGCACCGGCGCCTCGATGGCGCGGATTCGCGAGGTCGCAATGAAGCGCGACAAGCTGATCCTCGACGAGCGCGAGAAGCAGCAGGCGGCGATCGTGCCTACGGCCCCGGAGGCGGAGCCGCTGGCGCTGCCGCCCGCGGAATAG
- the rpoB gene encoding DNA-directed RNA polymerase subunit beta, protein MAQQTFTGRKRVRKFFGHIKEVAEMPNLIEVQKASYDQFLMVDEPVGGRLDEGLQAVFRSVFPISDFSGTSMLEFVRYEFEQPKYDVDECRQRGMTFAAPLKVTLRLIVFDIDEETGAKSVKDIKEQDVYMGDIPLMTMNGTFVVNGTERVIVSQMHRSPGVFFDHDKGKTHSSGKLLFAARVIPYRGSWLDIEFDAKDIVFARIDRRRKIPVTSLMYALGLDGEQILSTFYKKITYKRTKEGWRVPFDANRFRGYSTINDLIDADTGKVVLEAGKKLTVRSARQMQEKGLKALRMSDEELVGNYLAEDLVNPKTGEIYAEAGEEITEKSMKLLNEQGYKDLPLLDIDHVNVGAYIRNTLSADKNMTREDALFDIYRVMRPGEPPTLDSAQAMFQSLFFDSERYDLSAVGRVKMNMRLELDAPDTHRTLRKEDILAVIKTLVDLRDGKGEIDDIDHLGNRRVRSVGELMENQYRIGLLRMERAIKERMSSVDIDTVMPQDLINAKPAAAAVREFFGSSQLSQFMDQTNPLSEITHKRRLSALGPGGLTRERAGFEVRDVHPTHYGRICPIETPEGPNIGLINSLATFARVNKYGFVETPYRKIKDGRVTDEVVYLSAMEEGRYRVAQANVPLDAKGRFTEDLIVCRHAGEVLPITPDKVDYMDVSPKQLVSVAAALIPFLENDDANRALMGSNMQRQAVPLVRAEAPFVGTGMEGVVARDSGAAIAARRSGVIDQIDATRVVIRATEDLDPTKSGVDIYRLMKYQRSNQSTCINQRPLVKVGDIVKKGDIIADGPSTDLGELALGRNVLVAFMPWNGYNFEDSILLSERIVKDDVFTSIHIEEFEVMARDTKLGPEEITRDIPNVSEEALKNLDEAGIVYIGAEVRAGDILVGKITPKGESPMTPEEKLLRAIFGEKASDVRDTSLRVPPGVQGTIVEVRVFNRHGVDKDERALAIEREEIERLAKDRDDEQAILDRNVYNRLAELLENRQGIAGPKGFKKDTKITRAVLDEYPKSQWWLFASPNDKLMAEIEAMRKQYDESKKGLEQRFLDKVEKLQRGDELPPGVMKMVKVFVAVKRKIQPGDKMAGRHGNKGVVSKIVPIEDMPFLEDGTHADIVLNPLGVPSRMNVGQILETHLGWACAGLGKRIGQTIDAYYQKQDLKPLRETLKKIYGEDETIKSLNDNELVELGRNLSHGVPIATPVFDGAKEADIEEMLKLAGFDASGQSTVYDGRTGDAFDRKVTMGYIYMLKLHHLVDDKIHARSIGPYSLVTQQPLGGKAQFGGQRFGEMEVWALEAYGAAYTLQEMLTVKSDDVAGRTKVYEAIVRGDDTFEAGIPESFNVLVKEMRSLGLNVDLHNSKVGPAPTSEAAE, encoded by the coding sequence ATGGCGCAGCAGACATTCACCGGTCGCAAACGCGTACGCAAGTTTTTCGGTCACATCAAGGAAGTCGCCGAGATGCCGAACCTCATCGAGGTTCAGAAGGCATCCTATGATCAGTTCCTGATGGTTGACGAGCCGGTCGGCGGACGCCTGGATGAGGGCCTGCAGGCCGTATTCCGCTCGGTATTCCCGATCTCGGATTTCTCCGGCACCTCGATGCTGGAGTTCGTCCGCTACGAGTTCGAGCAGCCGAAGTATGACGTCGACGAGTGCCGTCAGCGCGGCATGACCTTCGCCGCGCCGCTCAAGGTGACGCTGCGCCTCATCGTGTTCGATATCGACGAGGAGACCGGCGCCAAGTCGGTGAAGGACATCAAGGAGCAGGACGTCTACATGGGCGATATCCCGCTCATGACGATGAACGGCACCTTCGTCGTCAACGGCACCGAGCGCGTCATCGTCTCGCAGATGCACCGTTCGCCCGGCGTGTTCTTCGACCACGACAAGGGCAAGACCCATTCGTCCGGCAAGCTGTTGTTTGCCGCGCGCGTGATCCCGTATCGCGGTTCCTGGCTCGACATCGAGTTCGACGCCAAGGACATCGTGTTCGCGCGCATCGACCGTCGCCGCAAGATCCCCGTGACCTCGCTGATGTACGCGCTCGGTCTCGACGGCGAGCAGATCCTGTCGACCTTCTACAAGAAGATCACCTACAAGCGGACCAAGGAAGGCTGGCGCGTGCCGTTCGACGCCAACCGCTTCCGCGGCTATTCGACCATCAACGACCTGATCGACGCCGACACTGGCAAGGTGGTGCTGGAGGCCGGCAAGAAGCTGACGGTGCGCAGTGCGCGCCAGATGCAGGAGAAGGGCCTCAAGGCGCTGCGGATGTCGGATGAGGAGCTCGTCGGCAACTATCTCGCCGAGGATCTCGTCAACCCGAAGACCGGCGAGATCTACGCCGAGGCCGGCGAGGAGATCACCGAGAAGTCGATGAAGCTCTTGAACGAGCAGGGCTACAAGGATTTGCCGCTGCTCGACATCGACCATGTCAACGTCGGCGCCTACATCCGCAACACGCTGTCGGCGGACAAGAACATGACGCGTGAGGACGCGCTGTTCGACATCTACCGCGTGATGCGTCCTGGCGAGCCGCCGACGCTGGATTCGGCGCAGGCCATGTTCCAGTCGCTGTTCTTCGATTCCGAGCGCTACGACCTGTCCGCGGTCGGCCGCGTCAAGATGAACATGCGCCTCGAGCTCGATGCGCCCGACACCCATCGCACGCTGCGCAAGGAAGACATCCTGGCGGTCATCAAGACGCTGGTGGACCTGCGCGACGGCAAGGGCGAGATCGACGACATCGACCATCTCGGCAACCGCCGGGTGCGTTCGGTCGGCGAGCTGATGGAGAACCAGTACCGGATCGGCCTGCTCCGCATGGAGCGCGCCATCAAGGAGCGCATGTCGAGCGTCGACATCGACACCGTGATGCCGCAGGATCTGATCAACGCCAAGCCTGCCGCTGCTGCCGTGCGTGAATTCTTCGGCTCCTCGCAGCTGTCGCAGTTCATGGACCAGACCAACCCGCTGTCGGAGATCACCCACAAGCGGCGCCTGTCGGCGCTTGGCCCGGGCGGTCTGACCCGCGAGCGTGCGGGCTTCGAGGTCCGCGACGTGCATCCGACGCATTACGGCCGGATCTGCCCGATCGAAACGCCGGAAGGCCCGAACATCGGCCTGATCAACTCGCTGGCGACCTTCGCGCGCGTCAACAAATACGGCTTCGTCGAGACGCCCTATCGCAAGATCAAGGACGGCCGCGTCACCGACGAGGTGGTGTATCTGTCGGCGATGGAGGAGGGCCGTTATCGCGTCGCGCAGGCCAACGTGCCGCTCGACGCCAAGGGCCGCTTCACCGAAGACCTGATCGTCTGCCGTCACGCCGGCGAAGTGCTGCCGATCACGCCGGACAAGGTCGACTACATGGACGTGTCGCCGAAGCAGCTGGTTTCGGTCGCCGCGGCGCTGATCCCGTTCCTCGAGAACGACGACGCCAACCGCGCGCTGATGGGCTCGAACATGCAGCGCCAGGCGGTGCCGCTGGTTCGTGCCGAGGCGCCGTTCGTCGGCACCGGCATGGAAGGCGTGGTGGCCCGTGACTCCGGTGCTGCCATCGCCGCACGTCGCTCGGGCGTGATCGACCAGATCGACGCCACCCGCGTCGTGATCCGCGCCACCGAGGATCTCGACCCGACCAAGTCGGGCGTCGATATCTATCGGCTGATGAAGTACCAGCGCTCCAACCAGTCGACCTGCATCAACCAGCGTCCGCTGGTGAAGGTCGGCGACATCGTCAAGAAGGGCGACATCATCGCCGACGGTCCGTCGACCGATCTCGGCGAGCTGGCGCTCGGCCGCAACGTGCTGGTCGCGTTCATGCCGTGGAACGGCTACAACTTCGAAGACTCGATCCTGCTCTCCGAGCGGATCGTGAAGGACGACGTCTTCACCTCGATCCATATCGAGGAATTCGAGGTGATGGCCCGCGACACCAAGCTTGGCCCCGAGGAAATCACCCGCGACATTCCGAACGTCTCGGAAGAAGCGCTGAAGAACCTCGACGAAGCTGGTATCGTCTACATCGGTGCGGAAGTGCGCGCCGGCGACATCCTGGTCGGCAAGATCACGCCGAAGGGCGAAAGCCCGATGACGCCGGAAGAGAAGCTCTTGCGCGCCATCTTCGGCGAGAAGGCCTCCGACGTCCGCGACACCTCGCTGCGCGTGCCTCCGGGCGTGCAGGGCACCATCGTGGAAGTCCGCGTGTTCAACCGTCACGGCGTCGACAAGGACGAGCGTGCGCTGGCGATCGAACGGGAAGAGATCGAGCGTCTGGCGAAGGACCGCGACGACGAGCAGGCGATCCTGGACCGCAACGTCTACAACCGCCTCGCCGAGCTCCTGGAGAACCGCCAGGGCATCGCCGGCCCGAAGGGCTTCAAGAAGGATACCAAGATCACCCGCGCGGTGCTCGATGAGTATCCGAAGTCGCAGTGGTGGCTGTTCGCCTCGCCGAACGACAAGCTGATGGCCGAGATCGAGGCCATGCGGAAGCAGTACGACGAGTCCAAGAAGGGCCTCGAGCAGCGCTTCCTCGACAAGGTCGAGAAGCTGCAGCGCGGTGACGAATTGCCGCCCGGCGTGATGAAGATGGTCAAGGTCTTCGTCGCGGTGAAGCGCAAGATCCAGCCCGGCGACAAGATGGCCGGCCGTCACGGCAACAAGGGCGTGGTGTCCAAGATCGTTCCGATCGAGGACATGCCGTTCCTCGAGGACGGTACCCATGCCGACATCGTGCTGAACCCGCTCGGCGTGCCGTCGCGCATGAACGTCGGCCAGATCCTGGAGACCCATCTGGGCTGGGCCTGCGCCGGCCTCGGCAAGCGCATCGGCCAGACCATCGACGCCTACTATCAGAAGCAGGATCTCAAGCCGCTGCGCGAGACCCTGAAGAAGATCTACGGCGAGGATGAAACCATCAAGTCGCTGAACGACAACGAGCTGGTCGAGCTCGGCCGCAATCTGAGCCACGGCGTGCCGATCGCCACCCCGGTGTTCGACGGCGCCAAGGAGGCCGACATCGAGGAGATGCTGAAGCTTGCGGGCTTCGACGCCTCCGGCCAGTCGACCGTCTACGACGGCCGCACCGGCGACGCGTTCGATCGCAAGGTGACGATGGGCTACATCTACATGCTCAAGCTGCACCATCTCGTGGACGACAAGATCCACGCGCGTTCGATCGGTCCGTACTCGCTCGTCACCCAGCAGCCGCTGGGCGGCAAGGCGCAGTTCGGCGGCCAGCGCTTCGGCGAAATGGAGGTCTGGGCGCTGGAAGCCTACGGCGCCGCCTACACGCTGCAGGAGATGCTGACGGTGAAGTCGGATGACGTCGCCGGCCGTACCAAGGTGTACGAGGCGATCGTGCGCGGCGACGACACCTTCGAGGCCGGCATCCCGGAATCGTTCAACGTGCTGGTCAAGGAAATGCGCTCGCTCGGCCTCAACGTCGACCTGCACAATTCCAAGGTGGGACCGGCGCCGACGTCGGAAGCGGCCGAGTAA
- the rplL gene encoding 50S ribosomal protein L7/L12: MADLQKIVDDLSSLTVLEAAELAKLLEEKWGVSAAAAVAVAGPAGGGAAAAPVEEKTEFSVVLAAAGDKKIEVIKEVRAITGLGLKEAKDLVEGAPKPVKEGVNKDEADKIKAQLEKAGAKVELK, translated from the coding sequence ATGGCTGATCTGCAGAAAATCGTCGACGACCTCTCGAGCCTCACCGTGCTCGAAGCGGCTGAACTCGCCAAGCTCCTCGAAGAAAAGTGGGGCGTGTCCGCCGCTGCCGCCGTTGCGGTGGCCGGCCCGGCTGGTGGCGGCGCTGCCGCTGCTCCGGTGGAAGAGAAGACTGAATTCTCCGTCGTGCTGGCTGCCGCCGGCGACAAGAAGATCGAAGTCATCAAGGAAGTCCGTGCCATCACTGGTCTCGGCCTGAAGGAAGCCAAGGACCTGGTCGAAGGCGCTCCGAAGCCGGTCAAGGAAGGCGTCAACAAGGACGAAGCCGACAAGATCAAGGCCCAGCTCGAGAAGGCTGGCGCGAAGGTCGAACTCAAGTAA